The proteins below are encoded in one region of Microbispora sp. NBC_01189:
- a CDS encoding response regulator, translated as MPDRARVLLVDDREENLIALEAILSSLDVVPVRARSGEEALKALLSSDFALILLDVRMPGMDGFETAAHIKRRERTRNIPIIFLTVVDSAPDYAFRGYAAGAVDYLTKPFDPWVLRAKVSVFVELYAMNRRLTEQAALLRERLAGELPGGGGTDLTSVLAELAKRLAAVEDDLRRVRELAGEPDDPPLNGAISDLGERVAHLRSGFDALG; from the coding sequence ATGCCTGACCGCGCCAGGGTCCTGCTGGTCGACGACCGCGAGGAGAACCTGATCGCCCTCGAGGCGATCCTGAGTTCGCTGGACGTCGTGCCCGTACGGGCACGCTCCGGCGAGGAGGCGCTGAAGGCTCTCCTGTCGAGCGACTTCGCCCTCATCCTGCTCGACGTGCGCATGCCGGGCATGGACGGCTTCGAGACGGCCGCGCATATCAAGCGCAGAGAGCGCACCAGGAACATCCCGATCATCTTCCTGACCGTGGTCGACAGCGCGCCCGACTACGCCTTCCGCGGGTACGCCGCCGGAGCGGTCGACTATCTCACCAAGCCGTTCGACCCCTGGGTGCTGCGCGCGAAGGTGTCCGTGTTCGTGGAGCTCTACGCCATGAACCGGCGGCTCACCGAGCAGGCGGCGTTGCTCCGCGAGCGGCTGGCCGGTGAACTGCCCGGAGGCGGCGGCACCGACCTGACGTCCGTCCTGGCCGAGCTGGCCAAGCGGCTGGCCGCCGTCGAGGACGACCTGCGCCGGGTGCGGGAACTGGCCGGCGAGCCGGACGACCCGCCACTGAACGGCGCGATCTCCGACCTGGGCGAGCGGGTCGCCCACCTGCGGTCCGGCTTCGACGCCCTCGGCTGA